The genome window CTCCAGATTTTGAAGTGACATTACTGAGAAGTTACCAAAAAGATTAGATAACTTTTATACAAACAGGCTCAATAAATATACAGATATATGAGGTAAAATTTAGGCAGGTAAATGCCAAAGCAATCTTGTGAACGAATCATCTGTAGAGCAACTGGTGCAAGCTTTAAAAAACCCCGATCCGCAAATACGCGATCGCGCTACCATCCAATTATGGCAGATTTGGTTTTCAGAAAAGGGTAAGATTGGATTAGAGGGAATTCAGCGCAGCCAGCAAATGGTAGAAGCAGGTAGCTTGCAACAGGCTGAAGAGTTACTAACTCAACTAATTGCAGCTTTTCCCGATTTCGCAGAAGCTTGGAACCGAAGGGCAGTGGTATATTATATCACCCACCAATACAAAAAGGCTTTGGCAGATTGCGAAACGGTTCTCAGACTCAATCAAGTCCATTTTGGCGCTCTACACGGCTTGGGCTTATGCTACGCTGCTTTAGGCGATCATGTTGAAGCCATTCACGCTTTTTGGCGTGCTTTAGCAATTCAGCCTTATGCGATTGAAAATCAACGGCTGATTTTGGAGTGTACAGCCAAATTAAGTTAAGGAAGCCAAATGAGACTTCCAGCCTTCAAGAACTGGTAATGTTAGGGATTTTAGTAGTTCAGGATTTAGCCCTAATTGCAATTATGGGCGATCAACTGGATTTGGTATTATCGGTAAAAAGCATCACAAAAAAGCTATTAATAGTCTGAATAACCAGATAATAGAGCTTCAGGAAAAAATTAACCTAGAATATTCTACTTCAATGCACAATTAAGGTATTCCTTGATATCTGCTCGCTCAGCTTGGTATAACTCACGCAGGTTTTTATGACAAGATTGACTGTTATTATTTGAATCAATGATTAATTTAGATGAATCTAAAAAATTCAAAACAGATACTATATCAGAATTACCATTACTAGGTTGAGGTAAAAAGGGTAGCCAGGTTACTTGAGGTGCTATTTGAGTATTATAAAAGCTTTCCACAGATGCTGTTTCTAAAGTTTCTAAAGTTTCAATAGTATTTATTGTTAAGACTCTAGCTAATATCCTACTTTGTCCTGGCTGAGATAAATCTTTATTTTTCATCAATTCTATCATATTTTTCAGGTAATTTTCTACCACTTTATCTTGCTTGTTTGCAACTACATTTAAGTGCTGATCTTGCCCAAAATACAATCCTGCAAATCCTGAGATAGGTATCACAACAAGACCTAATATTAACCAGATCATTCTCCAAAAATTGAATCTAAATTCACGATCTGAGAAATTAGAAAAATCTTTTTTCTCTTTGAGATCTGGAATTGAAAGTTTTTTGGCAATTTCTCTTCCTTTATACGCAATAGTACAAAGGTCTGCTATTTTGACTTTGGGATAATCTTGTATATCTTTTATATTTACAGGATTTCTAATGGAAGAGTTTATTAAAATGTAAGGAGAACAACATGACTTGCTAAGGCTTGTCAGACATTTGTGTAGTTGAACCTCATCTACAATATGAATAAATTCATGTTTATTTTGATATAAAATGGTTAAAAAATATATGGCAAATTCATCAACAAATTGACGGTCATAGGTAAATTCATTATGTAATTGATCGATTATTTTTTGCCTATCTGCTACTTTTTGATAAAAACTTCCTGCCCAATCTTTTAATACTTCATCTATCGCATTCCAAGCATCTTTCATGCCCTGTTTTTGACGAATCTCTTTTATATATGGGTAAAACCATTTCCAGGTATTAAAAAGGACGTATTTTGCAGAATTAAAAGCAATTTCTTCATCAACTATTCCTTGCTGAATCGCTATACACATATAATCTAAATAATTTAGAAGAGTTCTCATTAATATTTTGTCTTCTCCATCTGGCTTCAGCTTACCCAACGCAACAGCTTGCTCGTAAAAAATAAGTTCTTTCGTATCTATTTTATCTTTCAGTTGTTCTCTAATTTCAGTAACCTTGCCCAAAATACTATTGATGAAAAACTCATGAGCAGCTTTTTGGCGATTTAATTTAACTTCTTGAGCAGCAACAATAAATCCAACAATAACTGTAAATGTAGTGAGTATTTTCGATCCATCGTCATACATTTTCATTTTGTCGTCTCGCGGACTTCCTGATGCTTCAACAGCAACGATCCACCCAACAGCAAATGATAATAAAATACTTACAAGCCAACGACTTAATTCAAACCGTTTTTTCTTAGTAAACCACTTCATAATCCACTTCAATTGACCCATATTATTGCTAGTAATAAATAATAAAAATCAAATTAGTTAGTTTCTCTCGCTTCCTCTTTTGAAAGAAAAGCGATCGCTCTCACCTGTTAGAACTATCTTAATTACACTCGCCTAAATGACTAATTAAAGTTGATAAAGTTTAATAATCCGGCTAATTACCGATTTAGCACCAACCAAATCGGACAACTCCGATCGCACAGACCGCATAGTTATACCCAAGCAACCTGTATCCTATAAGTTAATACAGCTTAACGATTTGACTCATAAAAAACGCCGGTGCTAGAAGATTTTCGATTAATCGTTGACTTAGTGTCAGTCCTTGCGGCTGCGGCTGTTGGGGGTGTTTTAGCCGGACTTTGCCGTCAACCAGCCTTACTGGG of Merismopedia glauca CCAP 1448/3 contains these proteins:
- a CDS encoding tetratricopeptide repeat protein: MNESSVEQLVQALKNPDPQIRDRATIQLWQIWFSEKGKIGLEGIQRSQQMVEAGSLQQAEELLTQLIAAFPDFAEAWNRRAVVYYITHQYKKALADCETVLRLNQVHFGALHGLGLCYAALGDHVEAIHAFWRALAIQPYAIENQRLILECTAKLS
- a CDS encoding DUF4760 domain-containing protein, producing MKWFTKKKRFELSRWLVSILLSFAVGWIVAVEASGSPRDDKMKMYDDGSKILTTFTVIVGFIVAAQEVKLNRQKAAHEFFINSILGKVTEIREQLKDKIDTKELIFYEQAVALGKLKPDGEDKILMRTLLNYLDYMCIAIQQGIVDEEIAFNSAKYVLFNTWKWFYPYIKEIRQKQGMKDAWNAIDEVLKDWAGSFYQKVADRQKIIDQLHNEFTYDRQFVDEFAIYFLTILYQNKHEFIHIVDEVQLHKCLTSLSKSCCSPYILINSSIRNPVNIKDIQDYPKVKIADLCTIAYKGREIAKKLSIPDLKEKKDFSNFSDREFRFNFWRMIWLILGLVVIPISGFAGLYFGQDQHLNVVANKQDKVVENYLKNMIELMKNKDLSQPGQSRILARVLTINTIETLETLETASVESFYNTQIAPQVTWLPFLPQPSNGNSDIVSVLNFLDSSKLIIDSNNNSQSCHKNLRELYQAERADIKEYLNCALK